A region from the Simiduia sp. 21SJ11W-1 genome encodes:
- a CDS encoding TonB-dependent receptor encodes MSIKLSDAIKTVNRALITCGSLGALSMVSVPAFAQDQASEIEEVQVLGIRGALQSAIENKRNSTAVIDSITAEDVGKFPDNNVAESLGRIPGVAVSRQFGGGDAVSIRGASNQLTLTTLNGQSVASTGWYTQQPIDRTFNYAMLPPEMISGIDVYKSSQADLVEGGVGGTVNVKTRKPLDLEAHTVRGSIKGTYSDQSEEWDPAISGLYSFKNDSETFGILASVAQADYTLTRRGDEALPAWGGRIAPTHFHQERQRTAFDVTAQFRPSEQLEFGAHYMNLELTADNVNSAAWIPQDLNNCEFNDQGAPIKCTASNGSAGNTYWDVRPRNATMTSETFDLNMEYSGENFLFTAQVGTTKAEGGTDFETNFGYLSIQKAGITDGTIDSTGDTVKYDLTDPNFGPGDLPGAGEYGGWEGLQTGAVVQQPNTDEEVYFQADIAFDVDFGAVKTIKTGVRTTQHEVMQTKYNGEFAGYDGAAESLVVDGSRFANGTIEAGHGVTIPKPNASEMIAYTNSKLTGWILDRSGYSTIEEDNFAAYVMAEIETESLRGNFGLRYISTDAATQFYAPIPSGGYETELSKDTAGYRDVLPSITLATDLSEEMVLRFSAAQVMARANYNDMFGNSALAGYNDTIPGNERVIKGNVGLKPYKANQADIALEYYYGEGNLASIAYYTKSVTSFTTADVQLDQQIGLVDPDSGVDSWTVESLTVGDGGYIDGIELQLQHAFDNGFGAIANYTYADAAADASNFSDGNGVFTDSSKHYMNLVGYYENDTFSARVAYNWRSAYMIRETGFYGAREHQDFGTVDLSFAYQVTDLLGLTAEVTNLFGEDSVQIGRDKGDATYQRTSYGYPAYNYLGETRMTVGANLSF; translated from the coding sequence ATGTCTATAAAACTTAGCGATGCGATCAAAACAGTAAATCGCGCCTTGATTACCTGCGGGTCATTGGGCGCACTTTCTATGGTGTCAGTACCTGCGTTTGCGCAGGATCAAGCGTCTGAAATTGAAGAAGTTCAGGTGCTTGGTATTCGTGGCGCACTTCAATCAGCTATTGAAAATAAGCGCAACTCCACAGCGGTTATCGATTCAATTACTGCTGAGGATGTAGGTAAATTCCCGGATAATAACGTTGCCGAATCACTCGGCCGAATCCCTGGTGTTGCGGTATCTCGCCAGTTCGGTGGTGGTGACGCGGTTTCTATTCGCGGTGCCTCTAACCAGCTGACTTTAACCACCCTTAACGGGCAGTCTGTTGCCTCTACCGGTTGGTACACTCAGCAGCCAATTGACCGTACTTTTAACTACGCCATGCTGCCGCCAGAAATGATCTCTGGCATTGACGTTTACAAGTCATCCCAGGCAGACCTCGTTGAAGGTGGTGTGGGTGGTACTGTAAATGTTAAAACCCGCAAGCCGCTGGATTTAGAAGCCCACACAGTTCGCGGCTCTATTAAAGGTACCTACTCTGATCAATCTGAAGAGTGGGATCCCGCAATCTCCGGCTTGTACAGCTTTAAGAATGACTCCGAAACCTTCGGTATTCTGGCGTCCGTTGCGCAGGCCGATTACACCTTGACCCGTCGTGGCGATGAAGCATTGCCCGCTTGGGGTGGCCGCATTGCGCCCACGCATTTCCACCAAGAGCGCCAGCGCACTGCGTTTGATGTAACCGCGCAGTTCCGCCCCAGCGAGCAACTGGAGTTTGGTGCTCATTACATGAACCTGGAACTTACTGCCGACAACGTCAACTCAGCAGCCTGGATTCCACAGGATCTGAACAACTGTGAGTTCAATGATCAGGGCGCTCCCATCAAGTGTACCGCGAGCAATGGCTCTGCCGGCAACACCTACTGGGACGTTCGCCCTCGCAACGCCACCATGACCTCAGAGACTTTTGATCTGAACATGGAATATTCTGGCGAGAACTTCCTGTTTACTGCCCAGGTTGGTACTACTAAAGCAGAGGGTGGCACCGATTTTGAAACTAACTTCGGTTACCTCAGTATTCAAAAAGCTGGCATTACTGATGGCACTATCGATTCTACCGGTGACACGGTTAAGTATGACTTGACTGATCCGAACTTCGGCCCGGGCGATCTGCCAGGCGCTGGTGAGTACGGTGGTTGGGAAGGTTTGCAAACCGGTGCTGTTGTTCAGCAACCAAACACCGATGAGGAAGTATACTTTCAGGCCGACATCGCCTTTGATGTTGATTTCGGTGCAGTAAAAACCATCAAGACCGGTGTGCGCACAACTCAGCACGAAGTGATGCAAACCAAATACAACGGTGAGTTCGCAGGCTACGACGGCGCAGCCGAGTCCTTGGTGGTTGACGGTTCACGCTTTGCCAATGGCACCATCGAGGCTGGCCACGGGGTGACTATTCCAAAGCCGAATGCATCAGAAATGATTGCCTACACCAACTCGAAATTGACCGGCTGGATCTTGGATCGCTCAGGTTACTCCACCATTGAGGAAGACAACTTCGCAGCCTACGTAATGGCCGAGATTGAAACTGAATCATTGCGTGGTAACTTTGGTTTGCGCTACATCAGTACCGATGCGGCCACCCAGTTCTATGCGCCTATCCCGAGCGGCGGTTACGAAACCGAGCTGAGTAAAGATACGGCAGGTTACCGCGACGTTCTGCCTAGTATTACGCTGGCAACTGACCTGTCTGAAGAAATGGTCTTGCGTTTCAGTGCTGCTCAAGTAATGGCCCGTGCCAACTACAACGATATGTTCGGTAACTCTGCCTTGGCAGGCTACAACGATACTATCCCTGGTAATGAGCGCGTCATTAAAGGTAATGTTGGCTTGAAGCCTTATAAGGCTAATCAGGCAGATATCGCACTTGAGTACTACTACGGCGAAGGTAACCTGGCATCTATTGCTTACTACACTAAATCAGTAACCAGCTTCACCACCGCTGATGTGCAGCTTGATCAGCAAATTGGCTTGGTAGACCCTGATTCTGGTGTAGATAGCTGGACTGTTGAATCTCTCACCGTAGGCGATGGTGGTTACATTGACGGTATCGAACTGCAATTACAACATGCATTCGATAACGGCTTTGGTGCGATTGCAAACTACACCTACGCGGATGCAGCGGCCGATGCCTCTAACTTCTCTGATGGTAATGGTGTTTTCACCGACAGTTCCAAGCACTACATGAACCTGGTGGGTTACTATGAGAACGATACCTTCTCGGCGCGTGTTGCTTATAACTGGCGTTCAGCTTATATGATCCGCGAAACCGGTTTCTACGGTGCTCGTGAGCACCAGGATTTCGGTACAGTTGATCTGAGTTTCGCGTATCAGGTAACAGACTTGCTGGGCTTAACTGCCGAAGTGACCAACTTGTTCGGTGAAGACAGCGTGCAGATCGGTCGTGATAAAGGTGATGCTACATACCAGCGTACGTCTTACGGTTACCCGGCTTACAACTACCTGGGCGAAACCCGCATGACAGTTGGTGCAAACTTGAGTTTCTAA